The proteins below come from a single Molothrus ater isolate BHLD 08-10-18 breed brown headed cowbird chromosome 3, BPBGC_Mater_1.1, whole genome shotgun sequence genomic window:
- the MGME1 gene encoding mitochondrial genome maintenance exonuclease 1 → MQFLQILSRKPGSLEVLFQIPFCQKQFPYTCLSTSACVYSKKKKGNSYDQVDQEKYKNLVHSVISYKTSAQTPETILEEDNLLYGPPAKHTPPIKAGTRTPKNWVPLINPSKRILPVSSDSNVPLKIRLQRTKMPSVTRILQQTLSPQQVFYLERWKQKMIEELGKEGFEEYTKNLFLQGELFHSALESIFLSEETAARDQGEDDVVAGYLSSVEGVLEDISEVKALESGVHHPTLQYLGLVDCVAKYRGQLCVIDWKTSEKPKPSLQNTYDNPLQVAAYIGAINHDANYDFQVRCGLVVVAYKDGSPAHPHFMDPDLCSQYWDKWLLRLEEYMDKN, encoded by the exons ATGCAATTCCTACAGATCCTGTCCAGGAAACCAGGGAGCCTGGAAGTGCTTTTTCAAATACCATTTTGCCAAAAGCAATTCCCATACACGTGTCTGTCTACCTCTGCATGTGTttacagcaaaaagaaaaaaggaaacagttaTGACCAAGTTGAccaagaaaaatacaagaacTTGGTCCACTCTGTTATATCTTACAAAACCAGTGCCCAAACTCCAGAGACAATACTTGAGGAAGACAATTTGTTATATGGGCCACCAGCTAAACACACACCTCCAATTAAAGCTGGGACAAGAACTCCCAAGAATTGGGTTCCTTTAATAAACCCCAGCAAGAGAATTCTTCCTGTCAGCAGTGACTCAAACGTGCCCCTGAAAATCAGGCTGCAAAGAACGAAGATGCCCAGCGTTACCCGCATCCTTCAACAAACCCTCTCTCCTCAGCAAGTCTTCTATCTGGAAAGATGGAAGCAGAAAATGATAGAGGAGCTTGGAAAAGAGGGATTTGAAGAATATACCAAAA atCTTTTTCTCCAAGGAGAGCTCTTCCATTCAGCTTTGGAATCGATATTCCTGTCTGAAGAGACAGCAGCCAGGGACCAGGGTGAAGATGATGTCGTGGCTGGCTACTTATCCAGTGTGGAAGGTGTCTTGGAGGACATCAGCGAGGTGAAGGCTCTGGAGAGTGGAGTTCACCACCCGACCCTGCAGTACCTGGGCCTGGTTGACTGCGTGGCCAAGTATCG GGGCCAGCTGTGTGTGATCGACTGGAAAACTTCAGAGAAGCCAAAGCCATCTCTGCAGAATACTTATGACAACCCATTACAGGTTGCAGCATATATTGGAGCCATAAATCATGATGCCAATTATGACTTCCAG GTTCGCTGTGGGCTCGTGGTGGTTGCCTACAAGGACGGCTCCCCGGCACATCCACATTTCATGGATCCTGACCTGTGCTCTCAGTACTGGGACAAGTGGCTCTTGCGCCTGGAGGAGTACATGGACAAAAACTGA